ccctatccctgtgcctatcactgtccagcgtcgatcgctggacaaaaaaaaaaaaaaaatactcaccttctccctccgctcctccggacacgtcttgtgtcttctgtgttcagccagcgagtgcagagacgatcaccggggtttcccggtgacgtcgctgcgtgcgtcggcgcgggagggaggcgaggcggcaaattcaaaattttgcattgagttcctttgtattgaactcaatacaaaaaagctgtattgagttcaatacaaagaaatccttatataatatatatataattgtattatatatatattatataagctactgtacattacattttacactttttttttttaactttttttagttttttttaaagatttttttttttttatgttttataaaaaaaaatttaattattaaatttataaaattttggacatattttggtgagttatgcggtaattcggtgaattagagcctacaatccaaaataaatttccatgcaaaaaatgtaacactttttgcatggaagtttggaaagaattagaatacccggcatttgcgtacgcgtccctcggcgaatcctgatgatgcgcgtgcgtgcgcccgtcgatgagggtcgtagcggaaaattcaaatattttgtattggattgaatacaaagtcctgtatccaatccaatacaaaataatagaaaatatatttatgtggttttgtctataggtatgtgacggacactagggaggcgttttagaaaaatatattactatacattataccgaattatcgcattttcagtatttttcatttatttatgtgttcttgtttaagctgatttttgtgtttttcctttaattttattaaaagtttttttttttttttttttttttacatgattgtgtgtttcaaacattttttatattcatgatatctactagaaccctattcggacatatttctgtaagttacaggtctacaatttaaaaaaaaaaatttcatgaaaacctgtgacgcttttggaacagaaatctagaaatcagtgtaacgctcaggtggttaaagattcaaattgacctgtaatggaccgtagatgcgcacagaacagagagcaggtgtgcgctaattaattgctatgacctcaccattgacagagcttaacagatcctccttaatcgcacagctgcaAAATAATTGCTTTAATTGGCAGATTCTCGACCCCTATAGCTCATTtctgaaggcaggaatccggctgtgAAGGCgagtactagcactcggctcccgGCTCCGGCTCGCGGAAAAACACCTCGACGCATATATTTGCACGCCAAGGTTCTGCGTACttgcttgttaaatcaggcccgaATTGTTTAGGGGGTTCATCTAACCACTGTGACAGAAATTCTTGAATAATATTACCCATTTACAGTTACAAGGTTTGCTTGCGATTCACACCCGACCACGGCTAGTCCCAGAGCAGATTCCAATACAGAGAGCAGTACTTACTAAGTCCTGAAGACAGCAGTGGTGACCTGCCAAGCAGACAAAGTGGACTGTCATCCCCTATATTCATACAAGAcatctctctctctgtctgttaGTTCCTACATCCATACAAATCATCTCTCTCACCCATTCAGTCCCAATACAAGTTTCAGGCATCACAGCAATGATAACAGCAGCCCTACCAGCCGGTGTGAGCTCCCTAATAGCAGTAATTTGAGCACCGTCTAACAAAAAAAGATCACACACTTTTACAGTGTCCAGAGCTTGCCTTTTTTAGAGTCTGAGTGTTGCAAACACCATCTGATTTAGGACAACTACCACACCACCAGTATCAAAAATGGTTTCCAAAATCCCTGCTCCTCCCAAGCCACTCATTGGTGCATTATGGTCTGACCCAATATCTTTTGACAAAGTATGAATGTTGTTTGGGTAGCTGATCCAATCtaaatgtgtaatgtaatgtataccAGTAAAACTAATACAAAAGTTTGGCTTGGAAATTTTCATGTTTGATTATCCCTTTTGATCACCCTAATGAGGTATGATTATGAAATTACATAATTTCTTTCAAATCTCCAACAAACTAGCTAAGAACCTTTGATCCCTTAAGGTACAAAAAGTGGTGATCCCCTAAGACACAAATTGTGCTGCATGATACAAAATGTTTAGGTTTATATCAGTTCACTCTACAGCAAATAGAGCAGATCAACAATCATATTACAATGAATTAACACGGTAAACTTAACAATGGAATATTAGTAAAACCTGTTTTGTTTGTTAGAACTCGAAATGGTCTTTGTATACATTTCAAGAAGTGATTTCCTAAACTGAGATACTTTTCTCTGTGTTTTACAACCTCATCAGGTCTAGTTCGCTAGTTTGTTTAGGAAAGGCACACGCAATGTATAAAGTTAGAGGTATTCCACtgtgtataaacatatatatatatatatatatatatatatataattgctacaAACTCGTGTTATACATAAAGATTAGACAACTGGATTGAAGAGAGATTACATTTTCATCAAGTGTATGTGGAGTGTGTAAAGATGAGTTTTCTGTGTGTATGACTTTTTTGGGCTAAGCAAACAAGGACTCAGCTATTTAAAATAGAAGGTATGACAGTATTTATGGGTACTGACTGTCATAGTCTGTGGATAGTTCTGTTGCAAAAATAACAGACAATTCTTAGGGCAAAATTGTGTcatttatattatacacattCACAGGAAATGCATCTTTAGGAGTGATGGTAAAAAACATCAAGAAACTGATTTATGCACTTACAACTAACAAAGCATAAAGGTAAATTTTATGTCAGTTAACAGGCTTCGTAATAAAActgtttatgaatgttttatgGATTATCATTCattctgtttatgttttaaataaggatttttattttatagctgaCATCAAGAAAATAAACAGGATGAAAACCAATAATTCTCTAGTTTCTGAATTTATTCTCCTAGGTTTGTCTTCCCTTTCAGAGCTGGAAACActtttgtttattctttgtttGTTCACTTATACTTTGGCCTTGACAGGAAATGTAACTATcctttttttgtcaattaaagaTCCTGGCCTTAACACACCTATGTACTTCTTTCTGGCACAGCTGTCATTTCTTGATATCTGTGGCACCACGGCTATAATACCTAAGATGCTTTCAAGTTatataacacagtctaagataATTTCTTTTTATGGATGTGCTGCACAGATGTTGTTCTTTTCATGGTCTTTGGTTGTTGAACTTCTTCTTCTTACAGTTATGTCTTATGACAGATATATTGCCATTGGACATCCACTCCGCTATGCATCAATAATGAATCGCTGGGTATGTATCAAAACAGCGTTTGCTATTTCAGTTATTGGTCTAATTAATTCCTGTATTCACACATTTAGCACTTTCCAACTTCCATACTGTGATGACAACAAGATTAATCATTTCTTTTGTGAAGTAATGCCTTTGCTAAAACTGGCATGTGCAGACATTTACATCAATGAGATTATGATTTACACAGCTGATTGCTTATTTGGAATTTGTTGTTTCCTCCTAATTTGTGTTTCCTATGTATTTATAGTTAACACAATACTCAACATACCTTCTGCAAAAGGCAAGAGTAAAGCATTTTCCA
This Pyxicephalus adspersus chromosome 6, UCB_Pads_2.0, whole genome shotgun sequence DNA region includes the following protein-coding sequences:
- the LOC140332708 gene encoding olfactory receptor 13G1-like — its product is MKTNNSLVSEFILLGLSSLSELETLLFILCLFTYTLALTGNVTILFLSIKDPGLNTPMYFFLAQLSFLDICGTTAIIPKMLSSYITQSKIISFYGCAAQMLFFSWSLVVELLLLTVMSYDRYIAIGHPLRYASIMNRWVCIKTAFAISVIGLINSCIHTFSTFQLPYCDDNKINHFFCEVMPLLKLACADIYINEIMIYTADCLFGICCFLLICVSYVFIVNTILNIPSAKGKSKAFSTCASHIVVVSMYFGAVIATYIQPKHSHSVETNKTVSALYAVITPSLNPIIYSLRNKEVKQAFRRTVKRSL